A stretch of Podospora bellae-mahoneyi strain CBS 112042 chromosome 5, whole genome shotgun sequence DNA encodes these proteins:
- the NAT10 gene encoding N-acetyltransferase 10 (EggNog:ENOG503NU7C; BUSCO:EOG09260ETR; COG:S) encodes MTTQKVVDSRIPTLIRNGLQEKKRSFFVVVGDHAKDAIVHLYYIMSSMEVRHNKQVLWAYKNKLLGFTSHRKKRENKIKKEIKRGIREANSEDPFELFISLNDIRYVYYKETEKILGNTYGMLILQDFEAMTPNILARTIETVEGGGLVVLLLKGMNSLKQLYTMSMDVHSRYRTEAHDDVVARFNERFILSLGSCDSCLVIDDELNVLPISGGKGVKALPPPKEDEPLSKTKLELEKIKDSLQDTQPIGSLVKLAKTTDQAKALLTFVDAIAEKTLRNTVTLTAARGRGKSAAMGVAIAAAVAYGYSNIFITSPSPENLKTLFEFVFKGFDALDYKDHADYSIIQSTNPDFNKAIVRVNIHRNHRQTIQYFRPQDAHVLGQAELVVIDEAAAIPLPLVKKLMGPYLVFMASTISGYEGTGRSLSLKLIKQLREQSMTGGNPNGSGTAEVDRASGKTTKETAGIGGRSLKEITLSEPIRYAQGDSVEKWLNTLLCLDATLPRSKLSTQGCPDPSQCELLHVNRDTLFSFHPVSERFLQQMVALYVASHYKNSPNDLQLMSDAPAHELFVLTGPISEGRLPEPLCVIQVSLEGKISRQSILNSLARGSQPAGDLIPWLVSQQFQDDEFASLSGARVVRIATNPDYVSMGYGSKALELLVNYYEGKFANLSEDNDVTMAQAAPRVTGAELERGSLFDDIKVRDMSELPPLFAKLAERRPEKLDYVGVSYGLTQPLHKFWKRSQFAPVYLRQTANDLTGEHTCVMLRPLQDSNDSTWLGAFANDFHKRFLSLLSYKFREFPSILALTIEESAHAGAELDPSAKAGELSKAELDNVLTPFDHKRLESYSNGLLDYHVVLDLVPTIAHLFFNGKLKDVKLSGLQQAILLAVGLQRKEVDVVADELNLPASQLLAIFIKIMRKIVSHLSSVVSGAIEAEMPDQGRLGVSRENASGVHDDEVVDNKFVPLETSLEDELEEAGDEAAAELRRRQREMIDSLPLDQYEIEDDETVWRDAEKQVLKAAKTGKSGTTVSVKTKTKRKAVEDGGEEKGHSKAKKPKKEKSSKR; translated from the exons ATGACGACCCAAAAAGTAGT AGACTCCCGAATCCCAACACTGATCCGCAATGGCCTCCAAGAGAAGAAGCGCtccttcttcgtcgtcgtcggcgacCACGCCAAAGATGCCATCGTCCACCTCTACTACATCATGTCCAGCATGGAGGTGAGGCACAACAAGCAGGTGCTCTGGGCCTACAAGAACAAGCTCCTCGGCTTCACCTCCCACCGAAAGAAGCGAGagaacaagatcaagaaggaaatCAAGCGCGGGATAAGAGAGGCCAACTCCGAGGACCCATTCGAGCTGTTCATCTCTCTCAACGATATCCGATATGTCTACTACAAGGAGACCGAGAAGATCCTCGGTAACACCTACGGCATGTTGATCCTCCAAgacttcgaggccatgaCGCCGAATATTCTCGCCAGGACGATCGAGACagtcgagggtggtggtctggTTGTTTTGCTGCTCAAGGGGATGAACTCCCTGAAGCAGCTCTACACCATGTCTATGGATGTCCACTCGAGATACAGGACCGAGGCGCACGATGATGTTGTGGCGAGGTTTAACGAGAGGTTTATCCTTTCGCTCGGGAGCTGCGATTCGTGCCTGGTCATCGATGACGAGTTGAACGTGTTGCCAATTTCCGGAGGAAAGGGGGTGAAGGCGCTGCCACCACCGAAGGAGGACGAGCCATTGAGCAAGACGAAgttggagctggagaagatTAAGGATTCGTTGCAGGATACACAGCCGATCGGGTCGCTTGTGAAGCTTGCGAAGACGACGGACCAAGCAAAGGCCCTTTTGACGTTCGTCGATGCGATTGCGGAAAAGACGCTCAGGAATACGGTCACGCTGACGGCTGCGCGTGGTCGCGGAAAGTCTGCGGCGATGGGCGTTGCCATTGCGGCGGCCGTGGCCTATGGATACAGCAATATCTTTATCACTTCGCCATCACCAGAAAACTTGAAGACACTATTTGAGTTTGTGTTCAAGGGATTCGACGCGCTTGATTACAAGGACCACGCCGATTACTCGATCATTCAGTCGACGAACCCAGATTTCAACAAGGCGATTGTCAGAGTCAACATTCACAGAAACCACCGTCAAACCATTCAATACTTCCGCCCTCAGGATGCGCACGTTCTCGGACAGGCCGAGCTGGTGGTTATCGATGAGGCGGCTGCtattccccttccccttgtcaagaagctcatgGGCCCCTACCTGGTTTTCATGGCCTCGACAATCAGCGGTTACGAAGGTACCGGTCGGTCGCTTTCGCTCAAGCTGATCAAGCAGCTCAGAGAACAGTCCATGACTGGTGGCAACCCGAATGGATCTGGCACTGCCGAGGTAGACAGAGCAAGCGGAAAGACTACCAAGGAAACTGCCGGTATTGGCGGTCGCTCCCTCAAGGAGATCACCCTCTCCGAACCCATCCGTTACGCTCAGGGCGACAGCGTGGAAAAGTGGCTCAACACCCTTCTCTGCCTCGATGCGACACTCCCCAGGTCGAAACTCAGCACCCAGGGCTGCCCCGACCCTTCTCAGTGCGAGCTCCTCCACGTCAATCGCGACACACTCTTCTCTTTTCACCCAGTCTCAGAGCGTTTCCTTCAGCAAATGGTCGCGCTCTATGTCGCTTCCCACTACAAGAACTCACCCAATGATCTTCAGCTCATGTCTGATGCGCCCGCCCACGAGCTTTTCGTGCTTACCGGACCCATCTCGGAAGGGAGACTGCCAGAACCACTGTGCGTCATCCAGGTGTCTCTGGAAGGTAAAATCAGCAGACAGAGCATCCTCAACAGCTTGGCCAGAGGGTCACAGCCAGCCGGTGATTTGATCCCCTGGCTGGTCTCCCAACAATTCCAAGATGACGAGTTCGCCTCTCTCTCCGGCGCCCGCGTTGTCCGTAtcgccaccaaccccgactACGTCTCCATGGGCTATGGCTCCAAGGCTTTGGAGTTGTTGGTCAACTACTACGAGGGAAAGTTCGCCAACCTGTCCGAGGATAACGATGTGACCATGGCCCAAGCCGCCCCAAGAGTCACGGGTGCCGAGCTGGAGAGAGGCAGTCTGTTCGACGACATCAAAGTCAGAGACATGTCTGAGCTCCCTCCCCTGTTCGCCAAACTGGCAGAGAGGAGACCGGAAAAACTGGACTATGTCGGTGTGAGCTACGGTTTGACGCAGCCGCTGCACAAGTTCTGGAAGAGGTCACAGTTTGCTCCGGTTTACCTGAGGCAAACGGCGAATGACTTGACGGGTGAGCACACGTGTGTCATGCTCAGGCCGTTGCAGGACAGCAATGACTCGACTTGGCTGGGGGCTTTTGCGAATGACTTCCACAAGAGGTTTTTGTCGCTGTTGAGTTACAAGTTTAGGGAGTTCCCCTCCATCTTGGCGTTGACGATTGAGGAGAGCGCGCATGCGGGTGCCGAGTTGGACCCGTCAGCCAAGGCTGGGGAGTTGAGCAAGGCCGAGTTGGACAACGTGCTAACTCCTTTTGACCACAAGAGGTTGGAGTCGTATTCGAACGGGTTGCTTGATTACCACGTTGTGCTGGATCTTGTTCCTACTATCGCCCACTTGTTCTTCAACGGCAAGTTGAAGGATGTCAAGCTCAGTGGGCTGCAGCAAGCGATTTTGCTGGCGGTTGGTTTgcagaggaaggaggtggatgtggtggcgGATGAGTTGAACCTGCCGGCGAGTCAGCTGCTGGCGATTTTCATCAAGATTATGAGGAAGATTGTGTCGCATTTGAGCTCGGTGGTGTCGGGGGCGATTGAGGCTGAGATGCCGGATCAGGGCAGGCTCGGGGTGAGCAGGGAGAATGCTTCGGGTgtgcatgatgatgaggtggtggacaacAAGTTTGTGCCGTTGGAGACGAGCTTGGAGGATGAGTTGGAGGAAGCGGGGGACGAGGCTGCTGcggagctgaggaggaggcagagggagatgattgATTCTTTGCCTTTGGATCA GTATGAGATTGAAGACGACGAGACAGTCTGGAGGGATGCCGAGAAACAGGTGCTCAAGGCAGCCAAGACCGGCAAGTCAGGGACAACGGTGAgcgtcaagaccaagacaAAACGCAaggctgttgaagatggtggtgaggagaagGGACACTCCAAGGcgaagaagcccaagaaggagaagagcagCAAGAGGTAA
- a CDS encoding hypothetical protein (BUSCO:EOG09264PDD; EggNog:ENOG503P6UH; COG:J) → MSLLRRPQPLDLLFSGSRWVSVPPFPRFIRHQAFDTSFDEEQLSEARRWHQSFKIDSLPEGNTSFARSSGPGGQHCVEPQLVDCLGRTETKATTTWPVPQLLSKLPKLLHAGVRESKYFSKRSDSLVFQAQTQRSRTANSEENRQKLFDELQQLYEATVPNATRPEKAAKYEALKKSATETRIKTKKHHSSKKAYRKGASE, encoded by the exons ATGTCGCTGCTTCGTAGACCTCAGCCATTAGACCTCCTGTTTTCAGGGAGTCGCTGGGTGTCAGTACCACCGTTTCCGCGATTCATTAGACACCAGGCCTTCGACACATCTTTTGACGAAGAGCAGCTTAGTGAAGCCCGGAGATGGCACCAGTCATTCAAGATTGACAGTCTTCCAGAAGGCAACACATCGTTTGCCCGCTCATCCGGTCCTGGCGGCCAACAC TGTGTCGAGCCTCAGCTTGTTGACTGTCTGGGCAGGACGGAAACTAAAGCAACAACCACATGGCCTGTTCCACAGCTACTATCCAAACTTCCCAAACTGCTACATGCTGGTGTTAGGGAATCGAAATACTTTTCCAAGCGGAGTGACTCTCTGGTTTTCCAGGCCCAAACCCAGAGAAGCCGCACTGCCAACTCGGAAGAAAACCGACAGAAGCTGTTTGAcgagctccagcagctgTATGAAGCCACCGTGCCAAACGCAACACGGCCAGAAAAAGCTGCCAAATATGAAGCACT gaagaagagcgCCACAGAGACCAGGATAAAAACCAAAAAGCACCATTCTTCCAAAAAGGCCTACCGGAAGGGGGCTTCAGAATGA
- the NAB3 gene encoding nuclear polyadenylated RNA-binding protein 3 (COG:A; EggNog:ENOG503NVSM) yields the protein MSEQSPEIVAAASLSPLSPKPISVQIQSNSVVPMLQDQAATADTAMSGIIVDPGLETPDAPAPVSDTIVVVGDSSDFHDDSDGSIDYGEEDEAAEKPSATSDGAADAPPDNDEYARSFDSPVDPQSSSSEAGAGEPQPDVSEEAAASNSMNDQVTSAPAQAPAPAVIAHHEDRLPPPASSTATQPNVNSWPTLTSIENEPPSQSSGPETSSPSDAPTSTPNNKSAAASAEAADIQKLVDDITARATATVTSADTPTSVSAPLISGPLPPSLPPKPLLSAQPHAYQPRGPNPTHNHNHPLGPYRHSLDSMEPPASVPGAAGAGYAASFSNHAWDTFVNDERTYTSEQNWDRFPEGARIFVGNLSSDRVSKKEVFAVFSKYGRLAQISMKSAYGFVQYHNVSEAQAALEACQDMELGGRRIHLEISRRQKKKGGDDRGHSPDRRGGPRGMANDRLDLNNQPRDPGWKRTNDHRRSASPRRDDPRGFYSRDRDNGPMSHDRRRSRSPRRSRFGSESYRRRSPSPHRRTPSDVDRLDIPRRYGNDVPDVQILLLQDLDRPFVDWVQNALHAHGLKTAVMHLNPRFPRNTIVQRQVLEGVHAIIDLDQKSRDSGLISLQLFIRNSGTGSNIRFESYNSLNPELAGGLVMREKTRVVHAPPPPPPPHVAAYPPTYQPPPVAAPTAPYQSPIVPPPATGYQSYPPASSIPQAAPAPPATPIDNDYLRSLLTGLQTQQQSQQQTTATRAPAPQIDINALLGSLQGGVPQQAPPQQYGVPQPPQYQGAAGYYGGGQNAVAPTPVALGNNAHIQNIMENLKRASGSK from the exons ATGTCGGAACAGTCGCCCGAAATTGTGGCCGCCGCCAGTCTGAGTCCCCTTTCGCCCAAGCCCATCTCTGTCCAGATCCAGAGCAATTCTGTGGTGCCCATGCTCCAGGACCAAGCAGCTACCGCTGACACAGCCATGTCCGGCATCATCGTGGATCCCGGTCTAGAGACTCCGGATGCCCCTGCGCCAGTCTCCGATACTATCGTAGTGGTCGGTGACTCGTCGGACTTCCACGATGATAGCGACGGCAGCATTGACTACggtgaagaggacgaggccgCCGAGAAGCCCTCTGCCACCTCTGACGGTGCTGCCGATGCTCCTCCCGACAATGATGAGTATGCAAGAAGCTTTGATTCGCCTGTCGACCCCCAGAGCTCGAGTAGCGaggctggcgctggcgagcCTCAGCCTGATGTATCAGAGGAGGCTGCCGCTTCCAATTCCATGAATGACCAAGTCACATCTGCACCTGCTcaagctccagctccagctgtCATTGCCCATCATGAAGAtcgccttcctccacccGCATCGTCGACAGCAACCCAGCCTAATGTCAACAGCTGGCCAACGCTCACATCCATTGAGAATGAGCCACCTTCCCAGTCCAGCGGCCCCGAAACTTCCAGTCCATCAGACGCACCGACgtccacccccaacaacaagtCCGCTGCTGCATCTGCTGAGGCCGCTGACATCCAAAAGCTGGTAGACGACATCACTGCTCGAGCCACTGCTACTGTCACGTCTGCAGATACCCCAACATCCGTATCCGCCCCTTTGATTTCAggcccccttcccccatcaCTGCCCCCCAAGCCATTATTATCGGCTCAACCACATGCCTATCAGCCACGTGGTCCCAATCCCAcgcacaaccacaaccacccgTTAGGACCTTATAGACATTCACTTGACTCCATGGAGCCACCAGCCTCGGTTCCTGGAGCGGCTGGCGCCGGTTAcgcagcctccttctccaaccatGCCTGGGATACCTTCGTGAACGACGAGAGGACGTATACCTCGGAACAAAACTGGGATAGGTTCCCCGAAGGCGCCCGTATCTTTGTCG GCAATCTCTCCAGCGATCGGGTATCAAAGAAGGAGGTGTTCGCCGTGTTCAGCAAGTACGGCAGACTAGCGCAGATTTCCATGAAGAGCGCCTATGGTTTTGTGCAGTATCACAACGTTTCTGAAGCCCAGGCCGCACTGGAGGCATGTCAGGACATGGAGCTTGGTGGCCGCCGTATTC ACCTCGAAATATCCCGTcgtcaaaagaaaaagggtgGAGATGACAGAGGGCACTCGCCAGATCGACGCGGTGGTCCTCGTGGCATGGCAAATGACAGGCTCGACTTGAACAACCAGCCGAGAGACCCTGGTTGGAAGAGAACCAATGACCACCGCCGCTCCGCCTCGCCCCGCCGAGACGACCCTCGCGGCTTCTATTCTCGAGATCGCGACAACGGTCCAATGTCACACGACCGTCGCCGGTCCCGGTCGCCCCGGCGCAGCCGTTTTGGCAGTGAATCCTACAGACGAAGAAGTCCCAGTCCACATCGCCGCACCCCATCGGATGTAGACCGCCTCGACATCCCTCGCCGCTACGGCAACGATGTTCCAGACGTCCAgatcctgctcctccaagATCTGGACCGGCCCTTTGTTGACTGGGTACAGAACGCTCTCCATGCCCATGGCCTCAAGACAGCCGTGATGCATCTCAACCCTCGCTTTCCCCGCAATACAATCGTGCAGCGTCAGGTGCTCGAAGGTGTTCATGCCATTATTGACTTAGACCAGAAATCCCGTGACTCGGGATTGATATCACTGCAACTGTTCATCCGCAACTCAGGCACGGGGAGCAATATCCGATTTGAGAGTTACAACTCGCTGAACCCGGAACTGGCGGGTGGGCTGGTCatgagggagaagacgagAGTCGTGcatgctcctccaccacctccaccgccccatGTCGCGGCATATCCTCCAACTTAccagcctcctcctgttgctgctccCACTGCTCCTTATCAGAGTCCCATTGTTCCACCGCCTGCCACCGGATATCAGAGCTATCCTCCAGCGTCATCCATTCCACaagctgctcctgctcctcctgctaCGCCTATTGATAATGATTATTTGAGGTCTCTGTTGACCGGTCTCCAAACCCAGCAGCAGTCGCAACAGCAGACTACTGCTACCAGGGCACCTGCTCCACAGATTGATATCAATGCGTTGCTTGGGTCTTTGCAGGGTGGTGTACCGCAGCAAGCACCACCGCAACAGTATGGGGtgccacaaccaccacagtACCAGGGAGCAGCAGGGTACTACGGCGGTGGGCAGAATGCGGTTGCACCGACGCCGGTGGCATTGGGGAACAATGCGCATATTCAGAACATTATGGAGAATCTCAAGAGGGCTTCGGGGAGTAAGTAG
- a CDS encoding hypothetical protein (EggNog:ENOG503P8VE; COG:S), with the protein MRLTTTLISLLLGSVAEAGPLKWRRGSNGNGYQGRRTVEEEEGVGRMKWARQFNTTVGGPVITTRTNIETTVVTTIVPETTATEVEEAVPTTTTRSLVSQVTLPLVGAPETSAGTGLETSTAEATVTGLPGATVSSIASSGVESSVGETSVGEVTATETLATETSTAETSTVETSTAETSETATASLETSLVETSTLVTSLASETETSVETSKPLPTSSTPLIVSSFLTPSATATGTASTDLTSTATTEPADLTSSPTETGATSTLPAETASTPATSTANVTVTGEPNTAIPTAITNLPTATASIPTNEFRNNIALAQEYNTIFSETTMSTACNVGQAACVNHNVVKCSENGNNFELQRECPSGTACFAMPLNNTVNGVIIGCVDPDLAQETLGIVPADMIPNLPSDAPSTPPATTAPASSTPADTFTSTATITVSSGIGTVTETDVDTTTPTESPAQSGTSTATITISTGIETVTQTGETPIQTETTPLTTAITKTATIDLTSETITMTLTLSPTPRFPQLDETTIPLPTTTNIPSVEPFLPAPVESEPLQTSATPPPIIFPTPEPVPTTTTTRTRLSVIPIEDTTTITTTATATATPTPIPEPITTTTTIPDVANGGQEKEATVTVTERETVTEQVRETVTVTVGA; encoded by the coding sequence ATGCGCCTTACAACAACATTAATATCGCTACTTTTGGGATCGGTTGCAGAGGCCGGTCCTCTtaagtggaggaggggatcgaatgggaatgggtatcaggggaggaggacggtggaggaggaggagggggtggggaggatgaagtgGGCGAGGCAGTTTAATACTACCGTTGGGGGGCCGGTGATCACGACGCGTACGAACATCGAGACGACGGTTGTGACGACAATTGTGCCGgagacgacggcgacggaggttgaggaggctgtACCTACTACAACGACGAGGAGTTTGGTGAGCCAGGTTACGCTGCCGTTGGTTGGGGCGCCGGAGACGAGCGCCGGGACGGGGTTGGAGACTTCTACTGCTGAGGCGACGGTGACGGGCTTACCTGGGGCTACAGTCAGCTCGATTGCGAGTTCGGGGGTGGAGAGTTCTGTGGGTGAGACGTCGGTGGGGGAGGTTACTGCCACCGAGACTCTTGCGACTGAGACCTCTACTGCTGAAACTTCGACTGTCGAGACTTCAACAGCGGAGACATCGGAGACCGCGACTGCTTCCCTCGAGACCTCCCTAGTCGAAACATCCACGCTCGTCACGAGCCTCGCCAGTGAGACGGAGACCTCCGTCGAGACATCAAAGCCGTTGCCAACTTCAAGCACGCCGCTGATTGTTTCCTCCTTTCTTACTCCATCGGCCACCGCGACTGGGACTGCTAGTACCGATCTCACCAGCACCGCTACTACCGAACCCGCCGACCTCACAAGCAGCCCGACAGAGACTGGTGCTACTAGCACTCTCCCTGCCGAAACCGCATCAACACCGGCCACCTCAACCGCCaacgtcaccgtcaccggcgAGCCCAACACCGCCAttcccaccgccatcaccaacctcccaaccgcGACCGCAAGCATCCCCACCAATGAGTTCAGAAACAACATTGCCCTGGCCCAGGAGTACAATACCATCTTCTCAGAAACCACCATGTCCACCGCCTGCAACGTAGGCCAGGCCGCCTGCGTCAACCACAACGTCGTGAAGTGCTCCGAGAATGGAAACAACTTTGAGCTTCAGCGCGAGTGCCCCTCCGGCACAGCCTGCTTCGCCATGCCCCTGAACAATACGGTCAACGGCGTCATCATCGGGTGCGTCGATCCTGATCTGGCGCAGGAGACCTTGGGAATTGTGCCAGCGGATATGATCCCCAATCTCCCAAGCGATGccccttccactcctccCGCAACCACTGCACCTGCCTCGAGCACACCAGCGGATACATtcacctcaacagcaaccatCACAGTCTCTTCCGGCATCGGAACAGTCACCGAAACAGACGTCGATACTACTACCCCCACAGAGTCACCAGCACAATCCGGCACCAGCACAGCAACCATCACGATCTCGACCGGCATCGAGACAGTCACCCAAACAGGGGAAACTCCCATCCAAACCGAGACAACCCCTCTCAcaaccgccatcaccaaaactGCCACCATCGACCTGACCTCAGAAACAATAACCATGaccctcaccctcagccCAACCCCCCGCTTCCCCCAACTCGACGAGACCactatccccctccccacaacaaccaaTATCCCAAGCGTCgaacccttcctccccgcgCCTGTCGAGAGCGAACCCCTCCAAACATcagccacccctcccccgatcATCTTTCCCACTCCTGAGCCGGttccaaccacaacaacgacGAGGACAAGATTGTCGGTTATTCCTATCgaggacaccaccaccatcaccaccaccgccaccgccaccgccactCCCACTCCTATTCCAGAGccaataacaacaacaacaacaatcccAGATGTGGCAAACGGAGGGCAGGAGAAAGAGGCAACGGTCACGGTGACGGAGAGGGAGACAGTGACGGAGCAGGTGCGGGAGACGGTGACGGTTACTGTTGGTGCTTAA